In Cryptomeria japonica chromosome 1, Sugi_1.0, whole genome shotgun sequence, the sequence TTTTGTTATGGAGGTTCAAATTCATTTCAGATGTTATTGTTGATGGTTTAAATGGGGATGAGGTCTCTAATATTTGTAGGCGTATTGACATGTTGTGATAGTTAAGTTGTTGTGTTGTAGTTCTTGTCATAAAGATTCAAACTCTACTGAAATGTTATTACTGAATATTTAAATGAGGGTAAGGTCCTTTGTAACCCTCTTTAAAAATATAACTGGTTGGTTTTCTAATGCAGTCATAGCCATAGACTACGGCTAGCAAAAACCTTCATCATGTCTGATTCATTTTGGAATTTTCCTTCTCAGCATGATATGTTGTTATagttaagttgttgtgttgttgttcttgccatcaaagTTCAAACTCCATTCAGATGCtattgttgaatgtttaaatgAGGATGACGTCCTTCATTTGTAACCTTATTAACATGTTGTGATAATTGTTATGTTATTATTCTTACGATCAAAATTCAAACTATACTAAAATGTTATTATTAAATATTGAAATGAAAATGAGATCCTTCATACCCTCcttaaaaatatttgaaattttcttcTTTTGGAAGCTTATGGTTCTATAAAATAACGCAAATTCAactatatgtattttgatttttataTTCTTGTTTCCAGCATCTATGCTTGGACTGGGTTCTGCAACGGTTGGTTATTTGAATCCGGAGGCTAAAGGAGATAACATAGTGAGGGGCGTTTCATTTGCTTCTGCAGCATCTGGTTTCTACCGTGGCACTGCCAAAATTTATGTTAGTAAATCTTGAGTTTTACTACTCTGAGAAATCTATTTGCTTGAAAAGCTGATTAGGTTTAACTCTTGTGCAGAATGTCCTAAGCCTAGAAGATCAATTGAAACTGTACATACAATACAGAGAAGACTTAGCCCGTGTGGTGGGTGTAGCCAATGCTTCGACAATTTTATCTGACGCTCTTTATCTCATAAGCACTGGCAGCAATGACTATCTTAACAACTACAACTACaatatttttcttcaaattgaATATAATCGAAGACAATACAGAAACCACCTGCTCAATCTTTTGGCTAATTTCTTAGAGGCAATCTCTTGAAACGGAAACTTGTGTGTTTTTTAATTGAATGGGACTCCAGAGTCCAAACACGATATCAACTTATACCTATTTTGCATTGAAATGCAGGAGCTTCGATTTTTGGGTGTACGTAGAGTGGGGGTGTTATCTCTTCCTCCGTTTGGCTGCTTACCCTCACAAATTACACTATACGGTCTCGGAAAGGAGACTTGTGTAAAAAACCTTAACAAAGAGGCACAAATTTTTAACTCGAAAATGCTCAAATTACTACAGAAATTGAATGGAACGGATGGCATGAGGCTTGCTTATGTAGACATTTTCTCCCAACTCAAGGACGCTGCAAGATTCCCAGCAAAGTATGGTGAGATATTTTCAATTCCTTATATTGGTTCTAACTGCATGTTTATATTTAGTACATTAGTATCAATATttcagaaaagaaattaaaaatgatGGATCACATAATATGATCCACAACGTAGATGATAAAAATTTCACATGTTCAAGTCTTTAAACAACAGTAAATGTctcattaattttaaaattttaataacattAATACATATATTGTGTTTGATTAATGATGACAGGGTTTGTAGAAGGACGGAGAGGATGTTGTGGAACAGGGCTTGTGGAAGCATCGATCTTTTGTAACAAATTTAGTATTGGCACATGTGCAAACGCTTCAAAATATGTATTCTGGGACAGTTTCCATCCATCAGACAGAATGAGCTTTCTTCTTGCGAAAACCCAGCTTCCAAAAGTTCTCCATGACTTGTTATGACAGATCTACTGTATTTCTCTTTGATTAGAATCATGTCTTGCATTGATTATTTATTGAAATACTTTTGCGATAAATTTCCATATCTATTGGTTATATGTCGTTACATTTAATACAGACATTTGTTAGAAACATTTCTGAAACTGTAGAATCAATTTAAAAAGTTGTAACTGATTATGCTATGGTTCTAGAATTTATTAGGCTTACAGTTAATCTTTATTCTTTTTAGTTTGAAGATTGTGTTGAGTTTTCCATGGATTAGGTAGTATTCAAATCTATGATTTTTCATTGGTTGTTGGAATGTTTTATCAATTGAATTAGTTGTCCATACAAAATCAGCTCACAAATCATATCATTTGGAGCTCTTAACCTGATTCTCATATCCTACTGGGCTTCTCATCCACCAactaaaattcaaatttctaaaatcctctaTCAATTAAACTACTGATCTCTATAAGACCAATCCATCTTTGATACGAATTATTACCAACAGATTATGCTATGACTCTCATCAATGGACGTATGTTTGATTTCATGCCCTGAGCAAAGATATTGAATATGAGTATACTTCCGGCTTGCTAGCTTACATTTACTCTTAGCTTGCAAAAAGCAACTGAAGAAGACTGTATTCAGTGTCAAGCGCGTCTAGGACGTAAAGTATTTGTGTTTTTAtaaccaaattttaaaaataaaaatatctgtTTGAGTTAATTCCGTCTATTTCCACTTTGTTaattcttccttttcttgcaattCGTTTTCGGTGGATTAGTTTGCCAATCCTAATCATATTAGCTGGAGTTAGCTTTTCCTAGGTGTTTTCTTGTAATATGAGTATCTTATAATATCAATAACTACTGACCATCATGAAGATTATAACATATGGTATgcttttttaaaatttattgtacATTGTTTATTATGTTTTTATGGGACTTTTAAACTTATATTAaattattgtttttaattttttaatatcaatATATTATTTCGTATATCTAATTTATTGGTCTATAAAAAATGTGTATGACATTTGTAACAAGTGATGCAAAGTAGCAAAGTGTTGAAAAtaatagctagctcggatacctaacTATTGCATTTTAATGTTGTCAAAGACAAATGTATTATCTCTAATGTAATTCGAATTattttgggctggacccaaacatgCAACGTAGAGGCAAATAAATGTAactttgggctggacccaaacatgTAAAGTGGAGGCAAATAAATgtaacttagggctgggcccaaactcatgtaacGTGAAGGCAATAAATggcaaataaattaattaattaatatgcaagcCAACTTGAGGGTTTGGTGTCAAaggttggatataaaactaatagcaaatgaagtcattatcatcattatcatcatctacgAATGTAATCTGGTCTCCAAGATTAGCGATCTCTGTCTCTCTCTTGCGCGAACTTGTTTCATATATATTGTGCAAAGCTATTAAGACTGATTGTGAGGCGAAGCTATCAAGATCATCATGCGAAGTTGATGAAGACTCTTCTTGTGCGAATTTGGTGCTGATCTTCCTTAGCCATCTATTGTTGATAAGGGCTGCAATCTTCATTGTTATGTAAAGAGAAATTGAGATCTGCTAACTTGCTGATTGAACAACAATCTAAGATAAGTTcacttgccttgtaattgcctacatttgagataatacatattgtaCTTTGTGGCTGGGTTTTCACCTCTAAGACAGAGGTTTTCCCACggtattggtgtgtcttgtctTATGTTTCAGTCTGTTATATTCTAATTACTTAAAATtgacatctgattgcttaaaattaacatggtatcagagctttaggttcattctaaataatcagattattagttgTCCTTCACTTTTAGTTTGTTGTTTTAGTTTTGCGAGATGGTTACAAGTCTGAAAGTAGAGGACAAACTTGTAGGTGCCCTCAATTTTACATCATAGAAGGTTCGTGTCCTCCTTGCTCTTGAAGAATTAGAGCTGTTACAATTTGTGGAAGACAAGGATCTGACTGAACCTTCGGATCTGGAAGAGCTaaacaattcaagaagaatgctctcaaggcaaagaagttccttattgattccatgaaggatcatcttgttccagtTATCTCCAAATTGAAGACAACCCAATAGATGTTTAAATATCTAGAAGGgatatatgagatcaacaacatcagCCAGACACTTACATTGAGGCAGCAACTTCTTCAAGTCAAAATGAGCGAGAGAGATTTAGTCATGTCCTTCTCcatgaaaatttcagaattaaAGGACCAACTCAGTGCCATTGGAAGCGAAGTTGTGGACAAAGATATTGTCATGATTTCTTTGAATGGTCTTCTTGACTCTTAGGAtccattcattcaaagcataagtggaagagttGAATTCCCTTCTTTCGATCGCCTCCGgtcagattgcattcaagaggagtgATTACTTGCTACTAGAGGAATACATAAAGGAActcatggaggagatcaacatgtgcttgcatctcaacatgttaaaaGAAAGGGAgaccattggaagaagaacaacttcaaaagagatagagactttAGACCTCCTACTTaccattcaaggaagaagccaagggatctttcacATGTCTGTTGCTTCAAATGCGACAAGTTTGGAcattatgctaaagaatgtcagaatctGCCCATGCAAGGAGAGGCCAGCCTGAATGAAGTTGCAAACTTAGAGGATAATGAAGACTACCTCTTCATTTTTGCCTTGTCCAGCAATGTGCCAACCGATGGTAACACTTGGTTTATAGACAGTGGTGCACCTAGACACATCATGGGATATCGAGAGCATCTCTCAGACTTGATGGAGAAGgagtccaaccttcatgtggtaattggtgatgattctcagtattcggtaagaggttttggtagcacttatttaaatttagaatttggcatgtccttgcatcttagtgatattttatttattcctagaattaagaggaatttaatttctatttttgccctcgaagataaaggttatcaaatagaATTTTCTGAGGGTAAAGCACTttcatggcctaagaaatctagtattaaattatcttgtgttattggaaatagatatgatagtttgtataagctttcaactaaccccattcgagcactcattcatgaagcttcagaatctagcgagctatggcatagaaggcttgACCATCTTCACTAttaggcacttccttcacttgaaaagatggttaaaggtatgcctaaacttagtcaatTTCATGATGATACTTGCAAGGTTGTacattaggtaagaacactaaaagtccatttcataaaagtgaaagtagagctaaagaaaaattagcacttgttcattctgatttatgtggacccgtGTCTGTTCTTTCACCTAGtggatttctatactatgttacatttatagatgatttttctagaaagacttggatttactttctaaattctaaagaatctgatgaagtactaagtaggtttaaagaatttaaagccctagctgaaaatatgtctggtaaaaggattaaagtgttaagatctgacaatggaggtgaatacacctcaagtgACTTCAATGAATTTTGTGTAgagacaggaattaagagggagttttgtgtcccctaaaatcctcagcaaaatggtgtagctCAACGAAAGAATAGAGTCATTGTTGAAGTAgccaaagctatgattcacgatcaagaCTTGCAGCCCTTCTTATGGGCCGAAGTATCCAAGACTGTATtgtacattcagaatagatgcccTCGCTATGATCTCTAAAGAACATAACTCCTGAGGAAGCCTTCACTGGAGTCAAACTAGATATCAACCACCTTAGGATCTTTGGAAGTCttgtctatgttcatgtgccaaaggaaaagaggactaagctAGAGCCTTCTAGgaagaagggtatccttgttggatatagtgaatctTCCAAGGCATTTCGCATCTACATTCCCGCCGGTCAAAGGtatattgaggtaagtagggatgtcacctttgaagaaaatatttctttcaagaaatctaaaggttctctaattgatactaaccctgagattcagagggagcctatTGAGCCTCCCAAACCTATTGAGCATGATGATTCTCTCGAGCCTCTAGATCCCACTAatggacctagagatattgcaGTTAGCAAGAAACGGCCACTTTGGGTTAGGAGCACAATCCAAGATGCAAAAAGGTTTGTAGCTCCTActggcactttcagagaaagttAGAGACCTCAGAAGTTCTCCAATtatgttgcaatgatgtgcaacatcattgagactgaatcatccagcatagaagaagctATGAACCAACAATCATGGAAATtagctatggatgaagagtatcaatccatcatcaagaatgatgtctgggatattgttccaagacctaaaggtaagtctgttgtttcttccaaatggttgtttaaaattaaacatgctgcTAATGGTAGTATAGAGAAATACAAAGTTAGATTTGTAGGTCGTGGTTTTTCttaaaaggaaggcatagattatgaagaaacattttctcTTGTTGCTAGATATATTTCCATTAGAACTATTATAACTATTGCTGCAGTGAAAGGTtggaagttacatcagatggatgtaaagactgctttccttaatggtgttattgaggaagacgtttttattgaacaacctgaaggttatgaGATTCATAATGGAGAAACTCATGTGTGTAGACtaaagaaatctctctatggcctcaagcaatctcctcgagcttggtatgaaagaaatGATAAGTacttggttagtttagggttttgtaagaatgatgttgatcctaacatttactttaaagtatttaatggtgaaatgataattctgattttatatgtggatgatttattcctAACTGGTaaaagatagtctcatcattaggtgtaagaaagaattagctactgaatttaaaatgaaggatctaggtctaatgcattactttctagggttagaagtgtggcaaagacctaatgaaattattctaagtcaaggaaaatatactattgatatattaaaaagatttggtatgatggattgtaaatctatgtctactcctatggaaactaacttgaagaagttgagtatttttGCAGCTAATTCTAATTTTGCAGATCCTtcagagtacaggcagttgattggatccttgatgtatctagttaacactgaGACCAGATATTTCTATGCAGCAcgagtgcacttagccaattcatgaaccaaccaaagcatgttcacttgatggtagccaagcacatcctaagatacttgcgtGGAACAGTTGGCTATGGACTAAAGTATCTAATCAACATTGTGATCAATTTGGAATGCTActctgatgttgattgggctggaaatTTTATtgataggaaaagcacttcaggatttgtttcatcttgggttccgctatgatctcttgggccagtAGGAAACAGTCCTTAGTTGTATTgagtactgcagaagttgaatacattgcttcaagtgtggcaactagagaagcattttggcttcgcaagcttcttgctaggttgtttggacaaccttgggaatctattgttatttattgtgataatcagagttgtattaaaatgtctaataatcccatgtttcatgacaggtcaaaacatgtggaaactcattatcactatgtttGTGATATGACACAAAGAAGTGCCATCTAGCTGAAATATATCAGCACTGATGAACAGGtttcagatgttctcaccaagcctctagctcgagttaagtttgagtactttagagagaagcttggaattgtggagaacacaACATTGATTGAGAGGGATTCTCAATCTTAGTGATGCAATTTAGTTTGCATCATCCACCCTCTGCGGgaaatgcaaggtgacattgtatacttctctgggagaaggctaaggtgtaagacctcttccaccctctacgGACAATGCCTCCATCCTCTGCGAGCAATGCAAGATGaacatcatgaaatgagttcatcATATTTATGTATTTTATTGCAAGTATACTCTATGGAGCTTATAAATTCATCCTTGCGACAATGGaagatgaaagtcatgaatggatcatgacaagtggtagatatcctccctagctaagagggagtgttgaaaataatagctagctcggatacctgactGTTGCATTTTAATGTTGTCAAAGACAAATGTATTATCTCTCATGTAATTCGAATTATTTTGGGCTAGACCCAAACATGTAATGTAGAGGCAAATAAATGTAACTTTGATTTGGACCCAAACATGTAACGCGGAGGAAAATAAATgtaacttagggctgggcccaaactcatgtaaTGTGAAGGAAATAAataacaaattaattaattaattaatatgcaagcCGACTTGAGGGTTCGGCACCAAAGGTTGgatgtaaaactaatagcaaatgaagtcattatcatcatcataatCTACAAATGTAATTTGCTCTCCAAGATCagcgatctctctctctcttgtgcaaACTTGTTTCATATCTATTGTGTGAAGCTATTAAGGCTGATTGTGAGGCAAAGCTATCAAGATCATCATGCGAAGTTGATGAAGACTCTTCTTGTTCGAATTTGGTGTTGATCTTCCTTAGCCATCTATTGTTGATAAGGTTTGCAATCTTCATTATTATGTAAAGATAAATTGAGATCTTCTAACTTGTTGATTGGATAGCAATCTGAGATAAGTTCACTTGCCTTGcgattgcctacatttgagataatacacatTGTACTTTGTGGCAGGGTTTTTCAtgtccaagagggaggttttcccagggtattggtgtgtcttgtcttgtgttttcattgtggtTATTGTTCATCTACAGTCTATTATAATCTGATTACTTAAAATTAACATCTGACTTCTTAAAATTAACACAAAGTTCCTACCAAAGAGTGCAGGAATGGGTTTTTTGTCTGTTGTGTTTGTTCTATTGCAATCAATATCAAAATATGCAAAATCACTCATATTATATTATCTCTTACGAAGTTTAATCAATTATCACTTCTTAAAATGTTTTTCAAGTATTCCCTAATTAAACTTAAAAGATCGTGGGCACTGCAATGCAAACCACTATTCTATCACAAAGATAACCCTTCAATCAATCATGTTAAATTTTCCATAAAAGGAACTTCAAATAGGTAGGAAGATAAAAGTCACGTAGCAGCAAATTAAAATGTATAGGGGCTAATGCAAAAGCTTTAAAGAGTGAGGCTAGTTTAGATGCATTGAGGATAAAGAGTAATGTTATTCTAGATGCATTGGAGATTAAAGAGTTAAAAACACATTGGAAAAACTAGTAATGTTTGGATTTTaaaagagatacatagtagattaATCAATGATACTTATATCTCATAAGGTAGAAAAACCATAGACATTTTCCTATCAAGAACATGTGATAAAAATTTTAGTTTAGAGAAGAgagttttcattaaaaaaaaagacCATTAAAGTTAAATAACAAAGAAAATCCCACATCTAAAACTACTATCAAACAATTTATTAGCAATGGCATAACAAAGTAGAGCATATGAATAACTGATAGTATAAGTGAATATTTGAAATGTTTGATAAAAACACACTTTTGACCTTCAATGTAATCCATGTCTTTTGTCAATACAAAATGTCAACTCACAAGCCCATAGTTGACAACTTTTAAATCAAATCATTGTGAATTTTCTAGCACTCAAGTGGTTGAATCCAAAATTATGAATAGATGAAAACAATATGCATTATGTCAATGATCTTATACAATGTATCCAATCATTAAAAATGCATAATAAGTTAAGACACTTTCCTAGTGATTGTATCCAAAATTATGAATTTAATAAAACCACATTCATACAATCAACATGCAacacaattttttatatatattccaATACAATAGAGTACATATAGTTTGCATTGTTTCCATAGGTCATAACCCTATTGCAAATATGTAAAAGCATGAAAGTGAATGTAGTATGCATTTGGCCCTCAGGTACCCTAGCAGTTGGGTTCTTGGACCATCCATTTGCAATGTTTAAAAAGTTCTTTACTCTAAGATGTATTTCTTAATAAATCAAGTATAAAACCCTAAGAACTATTAAGACACAATTTAGAATCCATTCCATGAAGTTAATGAATCAGATTAAAAAACTTAAGTAATTGCATTAATATGGCTAAAAACATATTTTTAAGTTCATTTTTTGTGTCCAGCGGTTCTATGTAGTGAAATTCTAAGAACCTTTTTGTATGAGAGATATGCTTAATAGTTACTATTCTATCTCTATATCTTGTGCATTTCATGTTACTAGAAGCTCTCATGATCATGATTGAGAGTGAATAAAgtaatcaataataaaaaaaacataattAGAAGTAAATTACTCTATTAACGAATACCCATGAAAAAGGTGCCTTGCTAGTCTAAAGAATTGGGCAGAGATAACTGCCTAAAAGAAGATTGCATTTCTCTAATATTGTAGTCGTTCCTTGGTCAAGGTGATCTTTGTTAGTTTTGATGCAAAGATTAAAATTTTCCTAACTACCACCTACCAAATATGTAAACCCTTGTAAAGGAGTTTTCTCGACTTGTGCAAGGCCTTGCAAATCTATGTTgcacaaagatacaatatcaagataCATAGCAAGGCCAAAATTCAAGGTAAACTCAACAACCCGTCACTACATAGTTGTAAACTAATACCCAATCACATTCCTTGATAGTAAAAACATTCCACTCTATTATCCTTCCAACCTCAAATGTAGACCTCCATGAATTCAAAAAGATACTttggaaataaaataataaatatttacatGTGCAGATCATATGAGTGTCCAAACCCTTTCTATTTTAGgattttgaagttggtgaaaaaGATTTTGTTTGTGCTAAAAAgaccaaaaattaaaataatttgtccactataTGTTTGCAAGTTTTATCAACAGTTTACTAACAAATTGCTGAAAAGATATAGCCAATAATAAATTGTTCACCATTTTCCTTCTCTTTCATATTATGCTTGAACCAAAAAGTTATGCACAAATACTTGAATTGAAAGCATAAAATATTGTCTCGATCAACCAAACTTACTTGTACACATTTGAACACAAAAGAAGCAATGGAAAAAAGTGGTGAGGGAGACGTGGAGAATGATTGACATGTGTGCAAAATATGAAAACATAAATAAGGTACATCGACTATTTATGTGGTACATGCAAAACTATGATTCTACTAGCACAAAGTGTTCAAGCCATGTGTCTTTTGACATAGTCTTCCAGCCATATTTTTTTTTGTGGAGCCTCCTACAAAAATGGTAATCCCAAGACCTTTGCATTGTTATATCTACATTGATATTTATACTTTCTCTTGTATTGAAAACTAGAACACCTCTACATCATCTAATAAGAGCCCaccaaaataaatattttacaataaatcGTTTAAATTTTATCACTTTTCTATATAAAAGATTAAATTATAATTTAGTAGAAAAAACTTGCACAATATTATTGGCTATTGAAAACTTGTTTAATCATCATTTAAGTGGGAGCCCTCTACTAGAGTGCCATGACAAGAACAAATAAATCTTAAAACTTCTTTATTTCATATAATGTGTTTTAATAATCATTAAGTTATACACAAATCAAGTGTTAAGCATGCATgccaaatatttttataatattgcCTACATTATGATACACTACATGTGCATTCAActcaaacttcacaacattataTTTTCACATTTCCAAAAGTTGCATATGTTCATATTAAAAATTTCCCTAAGGGATTCACTAAATCAATAAACAATATAACACATATGATTGTAGTCCTAGTTTAAATTTTATACTTTAAACATTGTTTTAAGGTGTGCACTCTTAGTCTCCTAATGCTATGTAGTGGAGTGCTTGGGTAGGcggcatggcttaaccacctctcgtGGATTCATTAAGTCTCGTATTTGTATCAGgtattaataggtcaatctttttgtgcaatgacaaccatgtttctaacaagtggtattagagcctgggtCATGGGTTCAAATCCCTTCCTTGCATTGGGAGGATTGTTGCAAGGTgcacacccttggtctccttgtgctatgtagGGCAACGCTCGGGTTTGgaacatggcttaactgcctcccatGGATTCGCTAAGTCTTGcaattgtatcgagcattaacaattGATCTTTTTGTGCAATAGTGGTTGTGTTTCTAACAAACATATCATTTTGATACCCCCTCTATATATACatttctataattagaacatatcTTTATTTTTGCTAGGTATTATATTAAACTAAAGTTTTGGTTACATTTGTATATGATTCTTATTTTACTATAACAATTAAGAAACTACCCATTCTTAC encodes:
- the LOC131039157 gene encoding GDSL esterase/lipase At5g03810 isoform X3, with the protein product MEISFILLVRAIFLLILGQCVFSAEVPALILFGDSTIDVGNNNHLLTLAKSNHPPYGRDFPGKRITGRFSNGLVATDYVASMLGLGSATVGYLNPEAKGDNIVRGVSFASAASGFYRGTAKIYNVLSLEDQLKLYIQYREDLARVVGVANASTILSDALYLISTGSNDYLNNYNYNIFLQIEYNRRQYRNHLLNLLANFLEELRFLGVRRVGVLSLPPFGCLPSQITLYGLGKETCVKNLNKEAQIFNSKMLKLLQKLNGTDGMRLAYVDIFSQLKDAARFPAKVCRRTERMLWNRACGSIDLL
- the LOC131039157 gene encoding GDSL esterase/lipase At5g03810 isoform X4; amino-acid sequence: MEISFILLVRAIFLLILGQCVFSAEVPALILFGDSTIDVGNNNHLLTLAKSNHPPYGRDFPGKRITGRFSNGLVATDYVASMLGLGSATVGYLNPEAKGDNIVRGVSFASAASGFYRGTAKIYNVLSLEDQLKLYIQYREDLARVELRFLGVRRVGVLSLPPFGCLPSQITLYGLGKETCVKNLNKEAQIFNSKMLKLLQKLNGTDGMRLAYVDIFSQLKDAARFPAKYGFVEGRRGCCGTGLVEASIFCNKFSIGTCANASKYVFWDSFHPSDRMSFLLAKTQLPKVLHDLL
- the LOC131039157 gene encoding GDSL esterase/lipase At5g03810 isoform X2; this translates as MECTPLSHTHIYYALNLMALVCSRDGDIFHFIDVGNNNHLLTLAKSNHPPYGRDFPGKRITGRFSNGLVATDYVASMLGLGSATVGYLNPEAKGDNIVRGVSFASAASGFYRGTAKIYNVLSLEDQLKLYIQYREDLARVVGVANASTILSDALYLISTGSNDYLNNYNYNIFLQIEYNRRQYRNHLLNLLANFLEELRFLGVRRVGVLSLPPFGCLPSQITLYGLGKETCVKNLNKEAQIFNSKMLKLLQKLNGTDGMRLAYVDIFSQLKDAARFPAKYGFVEGRRGCCGTGLVEASIFCNKFSIGTCANASKYVFWDSFHPSDRMSFLLAKTQLPKVLHDLL
- the LOC131039157 gene encoding GDSL esterase/lipase At5g03810 isoform X1 → MEISFILLVRAIFLLILGQCVFSAEVPALILFGDSTIDVGNNNHLLTLAKSNHPPYGRDFPGKRITGRFSNGLVATDYVASMLGLGSATVGYLNPEAKGDNIVRGVSFASAASGFYRGTAKIYNVLSLEDQLKLYIQYREDLARVVGVANASTILSDALYLISTGSNDYLNNYNYNIFLQIEYNRRQYRNHLLNLLANFLEELRFLGVRRVGVLSLPPFGCLPSQITLYGLGKETCVKNLNKEAQIFNSKMLKLLQKLNGTDGMRLAYVDIFSQLKDAARFPAKYGFVEGRRGCCGTGLVEASIFCNKFSIGTCANASKYVFWDSFHPSDRMSFLLAKTQLPKVLHDLL